Proteins from a genomic interval of Candidatus Dormiibacterota bacterium:
- the secD gene encoding protein translocase subunit SecD, with product MRVDRRLLALIAVVAVIAIFIDGFAYVYRLATNQPLTGPIRGIPTLSIPFLGFDQQIFVHKGLDLQGGTHLELEITNVRSGITQQAARDIAVSIIERRVNSSGYAESVVRPEGQNRIIVELPGVDLEQAKQILGKTSYLTIWKWEPGTPDAATLQQLNPTDAQKYSGYKPVYTGIDGSMITNASRSTDPNTNLPDVTISFNGPGSDMFCAFTRDRVTHPQGDPQNKLAIFIDKNLVEDANVISEICGGSAIITGGFTAASAQALAIQLNSGALPGTVSLASATEVGATLGASTVKLSLLAGAFGLTIVILFMLLYYRLPGVVASIALLLYAAIALAIFKLFGVTLTLAGLTGFILSVGMAVDANVLIFERVKEELRAGRTLGAAMEAGVHRAWPAIRDSNISTLITCFVLYFFGAPLIKGFAITLAIGVAVSMFSAVVTTQQFLQILAGLRPARRLAFYGVSAPKAA from the coding sequence ATGCGCGTCGATCGTCGACTCCTGGCACTGATTGCCGTCGTTGCCGTGATTGCCATCTTCATCGACGGGTTCGCCTACGTCTACCGGCTGGCCACCAACCAGCCCCTGACCGGGCCGATCCGCGGCATTCCGACGCTGTCCATCCCATTCCTGGGCTTCGACCAGCAGATCTTCGTCCACAAGGGCCTCGACCTTCAGGGCGGCACGCATCTCGAGCTCGAGATCACCAATGTGCGTTCCGGGATCACCCAGCAGGCGGCCCGCGACATTGCGGTCTCGATCATCGAGCGCCGCGTCAACAGCAGCGGGTATGCGGAATCGGTCGTACGGCCGGAGGGTCAGAACCGGATCATCGTCGAGTTGCCGGGCGTGGACCTGGAGCAGGCCAAACAGATCCTGGGCAAGACCTCCTACCTGACAATCTGGAAATGGGAGCCCGGGACGCCCGATGCCGCGACCCTGCAGCAGCTGAATCCGACTGATGCTCAGAAGTACTCCGGGTACAAGCCCGTGTACACGGGCATCGACGGCAGCATGATCACCAACGCCAGCCGCTCGACGGATCCCAACACCAACCTCCCCGACGTCACGATCTCGTTCAATGGACCAGGCAGCGACATGTTCTGCGCCTTTACGCGCGACCGCGTCACGCATCCGCAGGGTGACCCGCAGAACAAGCTCGCGATCTTCATCGACAAGAACCTGGTGGAAGACGCGAACGTCATCAGCGAGATCTGCGGCGGCAGCGCCATCATCACCGGCGGCTTCACCGCCGCCAGTGCGCAGGCCCTGGCCATCCAGCTCAACTCTGGAGCCTTGCCCGGCACCGTCTCGCTCGCCTCGGCAACCGAGGTCGGCGCCACCCTCGGCGCCTCGACCGTCAAGCTGAGCTTGCTGGCGGGCGCCTTCGGGCTCACCATCGTCATCCTCTTCATGCTTCTCTATTACCGGCTCCCGGGCGTGGTGGCGAGCATCGCGCTGCTGCTTTACGCGGCGATCGCGCTCGCCATCTTCAAGCTGTTCGGCGTCACGCTGACGCTCGCCGGCCTGACCGGGTTCATCCTCTCGGTCGGAATGGCGGTCGATGCCAACGTCCTGATCTTCGAACGCGTCAAGGAAGAGTTACGGGCGGGCCGGACACTGGGTGCCGCGATGGAGGCCGGCGTGCATCGGGCCTGGCCAGCGATCCGCGACTCCAACATTTCGACGCTGATCACCTGCTTCGTGCTCTATTTCTTCGGTGCTCCCCTCATCAAGGGATTTGCTATCACGCTGGCGATCGGCGTCGCGGTCAGCATGTTCTCCGCTGTTGTCACTACCCAGCAGTTCCTGCAGATCCTCGCCGGACTGCGGCCGGCTCGACGGCTGGCCTTCTACGGCGTCTCGGCGCCCAAGGCCGCCTGA
- the tgt gene encoding tRNA guanosine(34) transglycosylase Tgt, with amino-acid sequence MSFELLAEEGGARRGRLHTSHGVIDTPAFMPVGTQATVKALTPDEVRELGAQVLLGNTYHLALRPGADRIARLGGLHRFMGWEGAILTDSGGFQVFSLDHLVKVSDDGATFRSHLNGSEQRFTPESVMAIQRQLGSDIAMAFDQPVSWPAANAMARVAMERTHQWAERCLTAEAAPGQLRFGIVQGGFDDELRRESAAVLGQLPFDGFGVGGLSLGEPKIVTYRLLSLQTAILPRDRPRYLMGVGTPADLVEAIGRGIDMFDCVLPTRIARNGSILTRGGRINLRNRQFIEDHGAPDDGCDCYTCQRFSRAYLRHLFMAGEILGHRLASIHNLRLLVRLVAQIRETIGTSGLDQAMTSLRNQWALAPLP; translated from the coding sequence GTGAGCTTCGAGCTGCTGGCGGAAGAAGGTGGTGCGCGGCGCGGGCGCTTGCACACCTCCCACGGCGTGATCGACACCCCGGCGTTTATGCCGGTCGGCACTCAGGCGACGGTCAAAGCGCTCACGCCCGACGAGGTGCGCGAGTTGGGAGCGCAGGTGCTGCTGGGCAACACCTACCACCTCGCGCTCCGCCCGGGCGCGGATCGGATTGCCCGCCTTGGTGGCCTGCATCGATTCATGGGCTGGGAGGGCGCCATCCTGACCGACAGCGGCGGGTTCCAGGTGTTCAGCCTCGATCACCTGGTGAAGGTGAGCGACGACGGCGCCACGTTCCGCTCGCACCTCAACGGGAGCGAGCAGCGCTTCACGCCCGAGTCGGTCATGGCGATCCAGCGCCAGCTGGGATCGGACATCGCGATGGCGTTCGACCAGCCGGTCTCCTGGCCGGCAGCGAACGCGATGGCCCGGGTGGCCATGGAGCGAACGCACCAATGGGCAGAGCGCTGTCTGACGGCGGAGGCGGCTCCCGGTCAGCTCCGCTTCGGGATCGTCCAGGGTGGGTTCGACGACGAGCTTCGCCGGGAGAGCGCCGCCGTCCTCGGTCAGCTGCCGTTCGACGGCTTCGGCGTCGGCGGGCTGAGTCTGGGGGAACCGAAGATTGTCACCTACCGGTTGCTCTCGTTGCAGACGGCGATCCTGCCGCGCGACCGCCCGCGCTACCTGATGGGCGTGGGCACGCCCGCCGATCTGGTGGAGGCGATCGGTCGGGGCATCGACATGTTCGACTGCGTGCTGCCGACCCGGATCGCCCGCAACGGATCGATCCTGACTCGTGGCGGCCGTATCAACCTTCGCAATCGCCAGTTCATCGAGGACCACGGTGCGCCGGACGACGGTTGCGACTGCTACACGTGTCAGCGCTTTTCACGCGCCTACCTCCGCCACCTCTTCATGGCCGGCGAAATCCTCGGCCACCGGCTGGCGTCAATTCACAACTTGAGGCTGCTGGTGCGACTCGTGGCGCAAATCCGCGAGACGATTGGCACCAGTGGATTGGATCAGGCGATGACGTCGCTGCGTAACCAGTGGGCGCTCGCGCCGCTACCGTGA
- the queA gene encoding tRNA preQ1(34) S-adenosylmethionine ribosyltransferase-isomerase QueA: MRTADFDYELPAELIAQQPPDERDAARMMVLDQSGGTLDRTVGDLPRYLETGDVLVLNDSRVLPARLIGRRRDGGEAEVLLLRPLPEGTHRWEALIRPARRLGVGSRVKFENSALAVSVEGRDGETATVRLNGVADPLAEVRRIGQMPTPPYIKERLRDRERYQTVYARAEGSAAAPTAGLHFTPALLSALRNRGVAIAFVTLHVGLDTFRPVRVDDAVEHRIHREWYRIDEDTARAINEARRLGKRVVAVGTTSVRVLESAAHDKGVTAGEAWTSLFILPGYRFRVVDAMLTNFHLPKSTLLMMVSAFAGRDRILAAYARAIERRYRFYSFGDCMLISP; encoded by the coding sequence GTGAGGACTGCTGACTTCGACTACGAGCTGCCAGCGGAGCTGATCGCCCAGCAGCCGCCCGACGAGCGGGACGCGGCACGCATGATGGTTCTCGATCAATCGGGTGGCACGCTTGATCGCACCGTCGGGGATCTACCGCGCTACCTGGAGACCGGCGACGTCCTGGTGCTCAACGACAGTCGCGTGCTGCCGGCCCGGCTGATCGGGCGGCGACGCGACGGGGGAGAGGCGGAGGTGCTGCTCCTGCGCCCGCTGCCCGAGGGAACGCACCGCTGGGAAGCGCTGATCCGGCCGGCCCGCCGGCTCGGGGTCGGGTCGCGGGTGAAGTTCGAGAACTCGGCGTTGGCCGTCTCCGTCGAGGGGCGGGACGGGGAGACCGCAACGGTCCGGCTCAATGGCGTCGCCGATCCGCTTGCCGAAGTCCGACGGATCGGCCAGATGCCGACGCCGCCGTACATCAAGGAGCGACTCCGCGACCGCGAGCGTTACCAGACGGTGTACGCGCGCGCGGAAGGGTCAGCGGCCGCGCCCACGGCGGGCCTGCACTTCACGCCCGCGCTTCTGTCGGCGCTCCGCAACCGCGGCGTGGCCATCGCGTTCGTGACGCTGCATGTCGGTCTCGACACCTTCCGGCCGGTGCGGGTCGACGACGCGGTTGAACACCGAATCCATCGCGAGTGGTACCGCATCGACGAAGACACGGCCCGTGCCATCAACGAGGCACGCCGGCTGGGCAAGCGGGTGGTTGCCGTCGGCACCACGTCCGTCCGGGTGCTGGAGAGTGCCGCCCACGACAAGGGCGTCACGGCGGGGGAGGCATGGACCAGCCTGTTCATCCTGCCCGGCTACCGGTTTCGGGTCGTCGACGCAATGCTGACCAACTTTCATCTGCCGAAGAGCACGCTGCTGATGATGGTCAGCGCCTTTGCGGGGCGCGACCGGATCCTGGCGGCCTACGCGCGGGCGATCGAGCGGCGCTACCGCTTCTACAGCTTCGGTGACTGTATGTTGATCAGCCCGTGA
- the ruvB gene encoding Holliday junction branch migration DNA helicase RuvB, producing MTDRIITGEERTEDQEFDRSLRPRHLSEFIGQDGVKANLQILIAAAKGRDEPIEHIMIAGPPGLGKTTLANIMANEMGVSIRTTSGPAIEHQGALASMLTNLEDRDIFFIDEIHRLARPVEESLYPAMEDFKFDFVSGKGAGAQSIRLQLPRFTVIGATTRQGMLSAPLRDRFGATYALYFYGADELFAIVIRSAALLKVTIDDPGARVIASRARGTPRVANRLLRRVRDFAQVRAQGRIDERIAFDALAMLEVDELGLDTIDRRILRTIVEKYEGGPVGLDTIAVSVSEDPETVEDVYEPFLMQLGFLARTPRGRVATKLAYDHLGLVKASSSEQPRLF from the coding sequence ATGACCGACCGCATCATCACCGGCGAGGAACGCACCGAGGACCAGGAGTTCGATCGCAGCCTTCGCCCACGCCACTTGAGCGAGTTCATCGGGCAGGATGGGGTCAAGGCGAACCTGCAAATTCTCATCGCGGCAGCCAAAGGCCGAGACGAGCCGATCGAACACATCATGATCGCCGGGCCACCAGGCTTGGGCAAAACGACGCTGGCGAACATCATGGCGAACGAGATGGGGGTCAGTATTCGGACTACGTCGGGTCCGGCGATCGAGCACCAGGGCGCGCTCGCCTCCATGCTGACCAACCTTGAGGACCGCGACATCTTCTTCATCGATGAGATCCACCGGCTCGCCAGACCGGTCGAGGAGTCGCTCTACCCGGCGATGGAGGACTTCAAGTTCGACTTCGTCAGCGGCAAGGGCGCCGGCGCCCAGTCGATTCGCCTCCAGCTGCCGCGCTTCACCGTGATCGGGGCGACCACCCGGCAGGGCATGCTCTCGGCCCCCCTGCGGGACCGCTTCGGCGCCACTTACGCGCTCTACTTCTATGGGGCCGACGAACTGTTCGCGATCGTCATCCGGTCCGCCGCCTTGCTCAAGGTCACGATCGACGATCCAGGCGCCCGCGTCATCGCCAGCCGGGCTCGCGGGACGCCGCGAGTCGCGAACCGGCTGCTACGGCGCGTTCGTGACTTTGCCCAGGTACGGGCTCAGGGGCGGATTGACGAGCGGATCGCCTTCGACGCCCTGGCCATGCTCGAAGTCGACGAGCTCGGTCTCGACACCATCGACCGGCGGATCCTCCGCACCATCGTCGAGAAGTACGAGGGGGGTCCGGTCGGGCTCGACACCATCGCGGTGTCGGTATCGGAGGATCCGGAAACGGTCGAGGACGTCTATGAGCCCTTCCTGATGCAGCTCGGCTTCCTCGCCCGAACGCCCCGCGGCCGAGTGGCGACCAAGCTCGCCTACGACCATCTCGGCCTGGTCAAGGCGAGCAGCAGCGAGCAGCCTCGACTCTTCTAG
- the ruvA gene encoding Holliday junction branch migration protein RuvA, which yields MIATLEGVLAQRGSDSVIVDVHGVGYLVTVGTRTLAELPRAGERVRLHTYTYVREDALGLFGFLTQDELTFFKLLLSVKGIGPKAGLGILSRAELRVLKRAVLQEDAALLATVPGIGPKTAARVVLELKGKLKDELYGEEARVPAGSGGDAVAKALEVLTGLGYTPAEAKEAVRQATAGNGGSHSVEQLVTVALKGLDRG from the coding sequence TTGATCGCAACCCTCGAGGGCGTCCTGGCCCAGCGAGGTTCCGACTCGGTGATCGTCGACGTCCACGGCGTCGGCTACCTGGTGACCGTGGGCACCCGCACCCTTGCCGAGTTGCCGCGCGCTGGTGAGCGTGTCCGTCTGCACACCTATACGTATGTGCGTGAAGACGCGCTCGGCCTCTTCGGCTTTCTCACCCAGGACGAGCTGACGTTCTTCAAACTGCTGCTCTCGGTCAAGGGAATCGGCCCGAAGGCGGGGCTCGGGATCCTCAGCCGGGCCGAGCTGCGCGTGCTCAAGCGGGCGGTGCTGCAGGAGGATGCGGCCCTGCTTGCCACGGTGCCAGGCATCGGCCCGAAGACCGCCGCCCGGGTCGTCCTCGAGCTCAAGGGGAAACTCAAGGATGAGTTGTATGGCGAGGAGGCGCGGGTACCGGCCGGGTCCGGTGGCGATGCCGTCGCCAAGGCCCTCGAGGTGCTGACCGGCCTGGGCTACACGCCCGCTGAGGCAAAGGAAGCGGTCCGGCAGGCGACCGCCGGCAACGGCGGCAGCCACTCGGTCGAGCAGCTCGTGACCGTTGCCCTCAAAGGACTGGATCGCGGATGA
- the ruvC gene encoding crossover junction endodeoxyribonuclease RuvC has product MVTTSDGLVVLGIDPGLADTGYGAVRRQNGRLFLITCGTVKTPANISEPKRLGILAEQLRALMAELRPRAAAFEELFFSKNIRTAMAVGQARGVALLSAVEAGADVHEYTPNQVKLSVTGYGGATKGQMLKMVQSLLATRELPRSDDAIDALAVAICHHHSGRLRMITSRAPAGVRV; this is encoded by the coding sequence GTGGTAACCACCAGCGACGGACTCGTGGTCCTGGGCATCGACCCGGGCCTGGCGGACACCGGCTACGGCGCGGTCCGCCGGCAGAACGGACGCCTTTTCCTCATTACCTGCGGGACTGTCAAGACGCCCGCGAACATCTCGGAACCGAAGCGGCTGGGCATTCTCGCCGAGCAGCTTCGCGCACTGATGGCGGAATTGCGCCCCCGGGCCGCGGCCTTCGAAGAACTCTTTTTCAGCAAGAACATCCGCACCGCCATGGCGGTCGGCCAGGCGCGCGGCGTCGCGCTCCTCTCCGCCGTGGAGGCCGGCGCGGATGTTCATGAGTACACGCCCAACCAGGTCAAGCTCTCGGTCACCGGCTACGGGGGCGCCACCAAGGGCCAGATGCTGAAGATGGTCCAGTCGCTGCTTGCCACTCGCGAGCTTCCCCGTTCGGACGATGCAATCGATGCCCTGGCGGTCGCGATCTGCCACCATCACAGCGGCCGCCTTCGGATGATCACCAGCCGTGCTCCCGCTGGGGTCCGCGTTTGA
- a CDS encoding YebC/PmpR family DNA-binding transcriptional regulator, whose amino-acid sequence MSGHSKWSSIKHKKALTDAKKGQQFTKMAREISLAAREGGGNPDGNYRLRLAMEKARDVNMPQDNVVRAIKRGTGELGGATLEELRFEGYGPHGVAIMVDTLTDNRNRTSGEIRNLFSRAGGNLGATGSVAWMFTRQGQIVIDANGRDPDEIGLEAIDMGASDARVDGKAVDVVTDPAKLEPVQQGLKKKGYKIDSAEVTMNASQLVLLNEATAPSILKLLDALEEHDDVQSVYSNMDVPADVLERISERV is encoded by the coding sequence ATGTCAGGACATTCAAAGTGGTCGTCGATCAAGCACAAGAAGGCCCTCACCGACGCCAAGAAGGGCCAGCAGTTCACCAAGATGGCGCGAGAGATCAGCCTCGCCGCCCGCGAGGGCGGGGGCAACCCCGACGGCAACTATCGCCTCCGCCTGGCGATGGAGAAGGCCCGCGACGTCAACATGCCGCAGGACAACGTCGTGCGCGCCATCAAACGTGGCACGGGTGAGCTGGGCGGCGCCACGCTCGAGGAACTTCGCTTCGAGGGCTATGGCCCGCATGGCGTGGCGATCATGGTCGATACGCTGACCGACAACCGCAACCGCACCAGCGGTGAAATCCGGAACCTCTTCAGCCGGGCTGGCGGCAATCTGGGCGCCACCGGTAGCGTGGCCTGGATGTTCACACGGCAGGGCCAGATCGTCATCGACGCCAACGGTCGCGACCCGGACGAGATCGGTCTGGAGGCGATCGATATGGGCGCCAGCGACGCGCGCGTCGACGGCAAGGCGGTCGACGTCGTCACCGATCCGGCCAAGCTCGAGCCGGTCCAGCAGGGCCTGAAGAAGAAGGGCTACAAGATCGACTCGGCGGAAGTCACCATGAACGCCTCGCAACTGGTTTTGCTGAATGAGGCGACGGCTCCCTCCATCCTCAAGCTCCTGGACGCGCTCGAAGAGCACGATGATGTGCAGTCGGTGTACTCGAACATGGATGTTCCGGCGGACGTCCTGGAACGCATCAGCGAACGTGTCTAG
- the tyrS gene encoding tyrosine--tRNA ligase produces MKMRQNPDHGAYDAVSAGAVDLIDRAHLKNRIERGDRLRVKLGLDPTRPDIHLGHTVVLRALRRYQEHGHKAVLIIGDWTARIGDPSGQNVTRPQLTKEEVTAAARTYLDQAWKILDKGETEVRYQSEWFDKMRLEDVVQLTSRYTVARMLARDDFAKRTKEGRPVGMHELLYPLLQAYDSVAVKSDLELGGTDQTFNLLVGRDIQEAYGQPSQDIQTMPLLEGLDGVQKMSKSLDNYIGIDEPPDIMYRKAMAVPDNLIVRYLQLTTNATPAEIANEARALREGENPRDVKQRWAERLVHQFHPDASPDTYRQEGGAFRNAQPEEVSVVPGERTIAQLFVDAGLASSKGEARRLVGQHGLTMNDQPVASAEEKVTPQDGWVLRRGSHRVVRLKLR; encoded by the coding sequence ATGAAGATGCGACAAAACCCTGATCACGGGGCCTATGACGCGGTCAGCGCGGGCGCCGTCGACCTCATCGACCGCGCGCATTTGAAGAACCGCATCGAGCGCGGCGACCGCTTGCGGGTAAAGCTCGGACTCGATCCGACCCGGCCCGACATCCACCTCGGCCACACCGTCGTCCTCCGGGCGCTACGCCGCTACCAGGAGCACGGCCACAAGGCGGTCTTGATCATCGGCGACTGGACGGCTCGGATTGGTGACCCGTCCGGCCAGAACGTGACGCGGCCTCAGTTGACGAAAGAAGAGGTCACGGCGGCCGCGAGGACCTACCTCGACCAGGCCTGGAAGATCCTCGACAAGGGCGAGACGGAGGTCCGCTATCAATCGGAGTGGTTCGACAAGATGCGGCTCGAAGACGTCGTCCAATTGACGAGCCGATACACCGTCGCCCGCATGCTGGCGCGGGATGATTTCGCCAAGCGCACCAAGGAGGGCCGGCCGGTCGGCATGCACGAGTTGCTATATCCGCTGCTGCAGGCTTACGACTCGGTGGCGGTCAAATCGGACCTCGAACTGGGTGGCACCGATCAGACGTTCAACCTGCTGGTCGGTCGGGACATCCAGGAGGCCTATGGCCAGCCTTCGCAGGACATCCAGACGATGCCGCTCCTCGAAGGGCTCGACGGTGTGCAGAAGATGAGCAAGAGTCTGGATAACTACATCGGGATCGACGAACCCCCGGACATCATGTATCGCAAGGCGATGGCCGTGCCTGACAATCTCATCGTGCGTTACCTGCAACTGACAACCAATGCGACCCCGGCCGAGATCGCGAATGAAGCCCGCGCCCTTCGCGAGGGCGAGAATCCGCGCGATGTCAAGCAGCGCTGGGCCGAGCGCCTCGTCCACCAGTTCCACCCGGATGCGTCGCCAGATACCTACCGCCAGGAGGGCGGCGCGTTTCGCAACGCACAGCCCGAGGAGGTGTCCGTGGTGCCGGGTGAGCGGACCATCGCGCAACTGTTCGTCGACGCTGGACTTGCCAGCAGTAAGGGCGAAGCCCGCCGGCTCGTGGGCCAGCACGGTCTCACCATGAACGATCAGCCGGTGGCCTCGGCGGAAGAGAAAGTCACACCCCAGGACGGCTGGGTCTTGCGGCGCGGCTCGCACCGAGTGGTGCGGCTGAAGCTGCGGTAG
- a CDS encoding transglycosylase domain-containing protein: protein MSPEKHRFARLAAIRVLTISRIKRRRRGHGPKILIVAVTLLGLLSLGGGAEAVDKYQTYTRDLPNPSSLNPKELAQATNIYDRNGVLLYVKHTDGVIRTVIPLSAISPHLIDATIALEDRQFYTHQGIDFPRIVAAAIADLTHQRVEQGASTITQQLVKRMFVGSANSIERKVREATLALEIERRFTKNEILTLYLNQIFYGHEAYGIEAAAQTYFAKPAKDLDIAQAAMLAGIPNAPSSFDPYNPATAAQAMSRQDVALRAMLRDHYISQPEYDKAVKETLTFQDGSIQRDLKAPWFVDYVLRQLSQKYGDAVVAGGGLRVTTTLDYNLQRIAEQAVSNNVNRPDLKARNVNNGAAEVIDPNTGQVLAMVGSANYYDQAIGGQYNVITDGQGRQPGSSFKIYVYATALANGYAPSTLILDKQGKINGHPFVDWDHRDEGVITIRRALVESRNIPAIELLNQLGYDRVFQTARMMGLTNSNLTPERGLAQAIGATEVVPMQHFNAYGVLASGGIYHDPTVILKVVDSQGQVLQEWKPDAGVRVLPAQVAYMISDILRPVGAALNIKRPFASKTGTTENWRDSWLIGYSPDVVVGAWMGHTCAGGCPANVNSNLNVVWGVQGAGLIFKDIFNAYEANKPVRDFAVPDGLKRVNICLPSGLLATVSCPTTLADWFIAGTSPTRYDDWWQPLRVCTTDGLLATADIPTNLTTVKSFIVYPPGYPEEMKDKNLPQAPTQNCQLFTETTSPTLTLAQAPLSDGGVLVTATATDDEAVKEVDFFLDGASKPIRLTQAPYTFAIRGSSGSTHTLSVQAYDYNPANAPAVQTLTVTLP, encoded by the coding sequence GTGTCGCCAGAGAAGCACCGGTTTGCCCGGCTCGCCGCTATCCGTGTGCTCACCATCAGCCGGATCAAGCGGCGGCGGCGCGGCCATGGGCCCAAGATTCTCATCGTGGCGGTCACGCTCCTGGGCCTGCTCAGCCTCGGTGGCGGTGCCGAGGCGGTCGACAAGTACCAGACCTATACCCGCGACCTGCCGAACCCCAGCTCACTCAACCCGAAGGAACTCGCGCAGGCGACCAATATCTACGACCGTAACGGCGTGCTGCTCTATGTCAAGCACACCGACGGCGTGATCCGAACGGTGATCCCGCTGTCCGCGATCTCCCCACACCTGATCGACGCCACCATTGCGCTGGAAGACCGGCAGTTCTATACCCATCAAGGGATCGACTTTCCCCGCATCGTCGCGGCGGCGATCGCCGACCTCACCCATCAGCGCGTGGAACAGGGCGCCAGCACGATCACCCAGCAGCTCGTCAAGCGCATGTTCGTGGGGAGCGCGAACTCCATCGAGCGCAAGGTCCGCGAAGCGACCCTAGCCCTCGAGATCGAGCGTCGCTTCACCAAGAACGAGATCCTGACCCTCTACCTCAACCAGATCTTCTACGGGCACGAGGCCTACGGCATCGAGGCCGCGGCCCAGACCTACTTCGCCAAGCCGGCAAAAGATCTGGACATCGCCCAGGCCGCCATGCTTGCCGGTATTCCGAACGCGCCCTCGAGTTTCGACCCATACAATCCAGCGACCGCCGCCCAGGCAATGAGTCGCCAGGATGTGGCGTTGCGCGCCATGCTCCGCGACCACTACATCAGCCAGCCAGAGTACGACAAGGCGGTCAAAGAGACGCTCACGTTTCAGGACGGGAGTATCCAGCGCGACCTGAAGGCGCCCTGGTTCGTCGACTATGTGCTGCGCCAGCTGAGTCAGAAATATGGGGACGCCGTCGTCGCGGGCGGCGGTCTGCGGGTCACGACCACGCTCGACTACAACCTGCAGCGGATCGCCGAGCAGGCGGTCTCCAACAATGTGAACCGCCCTGACCTGAAGGCGCGCAACGTCAACAACGGGGCAGCCGAGGTGATCGATCCCAACACCGGCCAGGTGCTCGCCATGGTCGGCAGCGCCAACTATTACGACCAGGCGATCGGCGGTCAGTACAACGTCATCACGGACGGGCAGGGGCGGCAACCAGGCTCCTCCTTCAAGATCTACGTTTACGCGACAGCCCTGGCCAACGGCTATGCGCCATCGACCCTGATCCTTGACAAGCAGGGCAAGATCAACGGCCACCCCTTCGTCGACTGGGACCATCGGGACGAGGGCGTCATCACGATCCGGCGCGCGCTGGTGGAGTCGCGCAACATCCCGGCGATCGAGCTACTGAACCAGCTGGGTTACGACCGTGTCTTCCAGACGGCGCGCATGATGGGCCTAACGAACTCGAACCTGACGCCGGAACGCGGCCTCGCGCAGGCGATCGGCGCCACCGAGGTCGTGCCGATGCAGCACTTCAACGCCTATGGCGTGCTGGCGTCGGGCGGCATCTACCACGATCCGACCGTCATCCTCAAGGTGGTCGACAGCCAGGGCCAGGTGCTGCAGGAGTGGAAGCCGGACGCGGGCGTTCGCGTGCTCCCGGCGCAGGTCGCCTACATGATCAGCGACATCCTGCGTCCGGTCGGCGCGGCGCTGAACATCAAGCGGCCGTTCGCCTCCAAGACCGGCACCACCGAAAACTGGCGCGACTCGTGGTTGATCGGGTATAGCCCGGACGTCGTCGTCGGCGCCTGGATGGGCCACACCTGTGCCGGTGGCTGCCCGGCCAATGTCAACTCCAACCTCAACGTGGTCTGGGGCGTGCAGGGCGCCGGGCTGATCTTCAAGGACATCTTCAACGCGTATGAAGCGAACAAACCGGTCAGGGACTTCGCAGTGCCGGACGGGCTCAAGCGCGTCAACATCTGCCTGCCCAGCGGGTTGCTGGCCACCGTGAGCTGCCCCACGACCCTCGCCGACTGGTTCATTGCCGGCACCTCGCCCACCCGCTACGACGACTGGTGGCAGCCGCTGCGGGTCTGCACCACGGACGGCCTGCTCGCCACCGCCGACATTCCGACCAACCTCACGACGGTAAAGAGCTTCATCGTCTATCCGCCTGGATACCCGGAGGAGATGAAGGACAAGAACCTCCCGCAGGCGCCCACGCAGAACTGCCAGCTCTTTACGGAGACCACGTCGCCGACGCTGACGCTGGCACAGGCGCCGCTGTCCGACGGCGGCGTGCTGGTCACCGCCACCGCGACCGATGACGAAGCGGTCAAGGAAGTCGACTTCTTCCTCGATGGGGCCAGCAAACCGATCCGGTTGACGCAGGCCCCCTACACCTTCGCGATCAGGGGCTCCTCGGGCAGCACGCACACGCTGAGCGTGCAGGCCTACGACTACAACCCCGCCAACGCCCCGGCGGTGCAGACGCTCACCGTGACGCTCCCTTAG